A genomic region of Desulfosarcina ovata subsp. ovata contains the following coding sequences:
- a CDS encoding universal stress protein, giving the protein MTEKLKILTAVDLSDFSATTVRYGIWMAEKTDAELILINVINQRDLDMVRRAMVGYDSFSFPNYLEEQIHDRKTRMQELFEDAAHSGINCRYLVKDGIPYYEILEAIKAEAANMLILSTKGRSNLVDVVVGSTARKLFRRCTVPLITIPATYAQVP; this is encoded by the coding sequence ATGACAGAAAAGCTTAAAATTTTGACCGCCGTCGACCTTTCGGATTTTTCAGCGACAACCGTCCGTTATGGAATCTGGATGGCCGAAAAAACCGATGCGGAACTGATCCTGATCAATGTGATCAATCAGCGGGACCTGGACATGGTCCGGCGGGCCATGGTGGGCTATGATTCCTTTTCCTTCCCCAACTACCTCGAAGAACAGATCCATGACCGAAAGACAAGAATGCAGGAGTTGTTTGAAGATGCCGCCCATAGCGGGATCAATTGCCGCTATCTGGTCAAGGACGGCATCCCCTATTACGAAATCCTCGAGGCCATCAAGGCGGAAGCAGCCAACATGCTGATTCTGAGCACCAAAGGCCGCAGCAATCTGGTCGATGTCGTGGTCGGCTCGACGGCGAGAAAGCTGTTTCGTCGATGCACGGTTCCGCTGATCACCATCCCGGCCACATATGCACAGGTCCCCTGA
- a CDS encoding transferase translates to MKELEKLFDRIVQRVNINLRELEFDVNPLVNKLIPTRQMTRFYAFYGLTPHHPLNFVFRHSNLSGSYFLGKVRVTNSLLYKSDIRGDELKQKGDLFQYQDFNIPVDQDEEICIDDSFLIKTLVHNFSHDPETLETFFIRDTVSTHYANIHGSPSDGCFYGPFSTVDLTTIRDCLVGAYAYVQAGEISHLNVDPGTVWVRLPDEFNFLYRHPSDRLTNYIYFTPGNVPQGVFMDFVEDRKAAFEQVFNIVNFKAPVTVPTSASVDRFAVIKPKTSIGDNVLVAQRAFLQNSTLGKGANAQENCYIINSVLEGNDVTAHGAKIIEADMGKTVFVGFNSFLRGRPNARLKIGQECVVMPHTIIDISKPLVIPPGHLVWGLIKNADDLQANSMSLKDFSKIESRMSKGRMLFEGSGKSFVTGFQERIHHILEANGAFYSNNNNRGHAQRNQNISFNTIQPYPKGGDKEGLYPTIIIQP, encoded by the coding sequence ATGAAAGAATTAGAGAAACTGTTTGACCGGATTGTCCAGCGTGTCAATATTAACCTGCGAGAATTGGAATTCGATGTCAATCCGCTGGTCAACAAGCTCATTCCCACCCGGCAAATGACCCGATTCTATGCCTTTTATGGCCTGACTCCCCATCATCCGCTTAATTTCGTGTTTCGGCATTCCAATTTATCGGGCAGCTATTTCCTGGGTAAAGTGCGTGTGACCAATTCATTGCTTTACAAGAGCGATATCCGGGGGGATGAATTGAAACAAAAAGGAGACCTGTTTCAATATCAGGATTTCAATATCCCCGTGGACCAGGATGAAGAGATATGCATAGACGACAGTTTCCTGATCAAGACCCTGGTCCATAATTTTTCCCATGATCCGGAAACCTTGGAGACGTTTTTTATCCGCGACACCGTGTCGACCCATTACGCCAATATTCATGGGTCGCCATCCGACGGATGCTTTTACGGGCCTTTTTCCACGGTGGATCTGACCACCATCCGGGACTGTCTGGTGGGTGCCTATGCGTATGTCCAGGCCGGTGAAATCAGCCACTTGAATGTCGACCCGGGAACCGTGTGGGTGCGCCTGCCGGACGAATTCAATTTCCTGTACCGCCATCCCAGCGATCGGCTGACCAATTATATCTACTTTACACCAGGCAACGTGCCCCAGGGCGTTTTCATGGATTTTGTGGAGGATCGTAAGGCGGCATTCGAACAGGTTTTCAATATCGTCAACTTCAAGGCGCCGGTGACGGTTCCGACCAGTGCGTCGGTGGACCGGTTTGCCGTCATCAAGCCCAAGACCAGCATTGGTGATAACGTTCTCGTTGCCCAGCGGGCCTTTTTGCAAAATTCGACCCTCGGTAAGGGGGCCAATGCCCAGGAAAACTGCTATATCATCAACTCGGTTCTGGAGGGCAACGACGTCACGGCCCACGGCGCCAAGATCATCGAGGCCGACATGGGCAAGACCGTCTTCGTCGGGTTCAATAGCTTCCTGAGAGGGCGTCCCAATGCCCGTCTCAAAATCGGACAGGAGTGTGTGGTTATGCCCCACACGATCATCGATATCAGCAAGCCGCTGGTCATTCCACCCGGCCACCTGGTCTGGGGGTTGATCAAAAATGCCGATGATTTGCAGGCCAACAGCATGTCGCTCAAGGATTTCTCGAAGATCGAAAGTCGGATGAGCAAGGGACGCATGCTGTTCGAGGGCAGCGGAAAGAGTTTTGTCACCGGATTCCAGGAGCGGATCCATCACATTTTGGAGGCCAATGGCGCCTTCTATAGCAACAATAACAACCGGGGCCACGCCCAGCGCAACCAGAATATCTCGTTCAATACCATCCAGCCCTATCCCAAGGGCGGTGACAAGGAAGGCCTGTACCCGACGATTATTATTCAACCGTAA
- a CDS encoding SLC13 family permease, giving the protein MANDVDIAGSNYNYKKLIWLFLGVAFFVVTYYSPMWPDAIDPTGKHFALSKEGKGALAVFLLAGTWWVFEVVPIGVTSLAIGVLQALFLIRPAKVAFKDFMDPSVMFIFGSIVIGLVFTKTGLTRRLAYKMLAIVGEKTSMIYLGCFLVTAALTHIMAHTAVAATIYPLLVAIYALYGEGDKPTKFGKGLFMGMAYVAGAGSIVTLLGAARGAVAIGFFKDVMNQDIGFFELTYYMFPIGWLMTFLLWGFFMIFCKPEKKAIPGLKERAKRLYAELGGITRKEVVAATIVGLCILALAVSAILKAAIPGFVPPHKTALILMSTILFFITGILDINDLESIPWNIILLFAGAMSIGFCLWDTGAAEWMAINWLVMFQNANWFVFVMGIAFFVLMMTNFIMNVAAIAISLPVALVIAPYLNVAGEVILFASLVTAGMPFLLLVGAAPNAIAYDSKQFTTGEFFLYGIPASVLLMVVTGFAVYVLWPIMGMPILLK; this is encoded by the coding sequence ATGGCTAATGATGTCGACATCGCGGGTTCGAATTATAACTATAAAAAATTGATCTGGCTTTTTTTGGGCGTCGCTTTTTTCGTTGTCACATACTATTCACCCATGTGGCCGGATGCCATTGATCCCACGGGCAAGCATTTCGCCCTTTCCAAGGAGGGCAAAGGCGCCCTTGCCGTCTTCCTGCTGGCCGGCACATGGTGGGTGTTTGAAGTGGTGCCCATCGGTGTGACCAGCCTGGCCATCGGCGTGCTCCAGGCGCTCTTTCTGATCCGTCCGGCCAAAGTGGCCTTCAAGGATTTCATGGATCCGTCGGTCATGTTCATCTTCGGCTCCATCGTCATCGGTCTGGTATTCACCAAGACCGGCCTGACCCGCCGCCTGGCCTACAAGATGCTCGCCATCGTGGGCGAAAAAACAAGCATGATCTACCTGGGCTGCTTTCTGGTCACGGCGGCGCTGACCCATATCATGGCCCACACGGCCGTGGCCGCCACGATCTACCCGCTGCTGGTGGCCATCTACGCCCTTTATGGGGAAGGCGACAAGCCCACCAAATTCGGCAAGGGACTGTTCATGGGCATGGCCTATGTGGCCGGTGCCGGCAGCATCGTCACCCTGCTGGGTGCCGCCCGGGGTGCCGTGGCCATCGGTTTTTTCAAGGATGTCATGAACCAGGACATCGGTTTCTTTGAACTCACCTATTACATGTTCCCCATCGGCTGGCTGATGACGTTCCTGCTGTGGGGCTTCTTCATGATTTTCTGCAAACCGGAAAAAAAGGCCATCCCCGGTTTGAAAGAGCGGGCCAAACGCCTGTATGCCGAACTGGGCGGCATTACCCGCAAGGAAGTGGTTGCCGCCACCATCGTGGGGCTGTGCATTCTGGCCCTGGCCGTATCGGCCATCCTCAAGGCGGCGATACCGGGTTTCGTTCCGCCCCACAAAACGGCCCTGATTCTCATGTCCACGATTCTCTTCTTCATCACCGGCATCCTTGACATCAACGATCTGGAATCGATTCCCTGGAACATCATCCTGCTGTTCGCCGGTGCCATGAGCATCGGTTTCTGCCTCTGGGACACCGGCGCGGCCGAGTGGATGGCCATCAACTGGCTGGTCATGTTCCAGAATGCCAACTGGTTCGTCTTCGTAATGGGTATCGCTTTCTTCGTGCTGATGATGACCAACTTCATCATGAACGTGGCCGCCATTGCCATCTCCCTGCCGGTGGCCCTGGTGATCGCCCCCTACCTCAACGTGGCCGGCGAGGTGATTCTCTTCGCTTCCCTGGTCACCGCCGGGATGCCCTTTTTGCTCCTGGTGGGCGCGGCACCCAACGCCATCGCCTACGACTCCAAGCAATTCACCACCGGCGAGTTCTTTCTCTACGGGATCCCGGCCAGCGTTCTCCTGATGGTGGTCACCGGGTTTGCCGTCTATGTGCTGTGGCCAATCATGGGCATGCCGATTCTGCTGAAATAG
- a CDS encoding hydrogenase → MLSVLKNRLEQGCRTSRYPKETVELPPRYRGRPEIDAQAPADLADACAAACPQAAIDASARTIDMGRCVFCGTCERVSEGRFVRFTQDYETAVAEKSQLVTRGELPDLAAHSRQHFKKLFGRSLQLRQVSAAGCNACEADLNVLATPFFDLARFGINFVASPRHADGIVVTGPVSRNMKTALMQTFEATPEPRVVIAVGSCTLSGGPFRGSPEITEGLDTLLPVDLFIPGCPPHPMTNLHALLSFFK, encoded by the coding sequence ATGCTGAGTGTGCTGAAAAACAGGTTGGAACAGGGGTGCCGGACCTCCCGTTACCCCAAAGAGACGGTCGAGTTGCCGCCCCGCTACCGGGGACGGCCGGAAATCGATGCGCAGGCTCCGGCGGATCTGGCCGACGCCTGCGCCGCCGCCTGCCCCCAGGCGGCCATCGATGCATCGGCCCGAACCATCGACATGGGGCGCTGCGTCTTCTGCGGCACCTGCGAACGAGTTTCCGAAGGGCGCTTTGTGCGCTTCACTCAGGATTATGAAACTGCCGTAGCGGAGAAATCGCAACTGGTCACCCGGGGCGAGCTTCCCGACCTGGCCGCCCACAGCCGACAGCACTTCAAGAAACTCTTCGGCCGATCCCTGCAGCTTCGCCAGGTATCCGCCGCCGGATGCAATGCCTGCGAGGCGGACCTGAACGTACTGGCAACGCCCTTTTTCGATCTGGCCCGCTTCGGCATCAATTTCGTGGCCTCTCCGCGCCACGCCGACGGCATTGTCGTGACCGGTCCCGTCTCGCGCAACATGAAAACGGCCCTGATGCAGACCTTTGAGGCCACACCCGAGCCGCGCGTGGTAATTGCCGTAGGCAGCTGCACCCTCTCGGGCGGCCCTTTCCGGGGTAGCCCGGAAATCACTGAAGGACTGGACACCCTGCTTCCCGTCGATCTGTTTATCCCGGGGTGCCCGCCCCACCCCATGACCAACCTGCATGCCCTGCTCAGTTTCTTTAAATAG
- a CDS encoding HPP family protein — MVKKYKIEDLMVPLSEYATVTVGATLFEAVLALEKAQADFDQTKYRHRAVLVLDNKGEVVGKISQHTALKALEPQYLKMASRASASHYGFSVSFLKDLQDQYSLLDGALEGICQKAADTKVEQFMSKLTEGEVIDADASLDRAIHMLVMGHYQSLMVKKAGKMVGILRLTDVFAAVFHVMKSCS; from the coding sequence ATGGTGAAAAAGTACAAAATTGAAGACCTGATGGTCCCCCTGTCGGAATACGCCACGGTGACTGTCGGTGCAACCCTATTCGAGGCGGTACTGGCCCTGGAAAAGGCCCAGGCCGATTTCGATCAGACCAAGTATCGACATCGGGCGGTTCTGGTCCTCGACAACAAGGGAGAGGTCGTCGGCAAAATCAGCCAGCACACCGCCTTGAAGGCGCTGGAGCCGCAATACCTCAAAATGGCCTCCAGGGCATCGGCGTCCCACTACGGATTCAGCGTCTCTTTCCTTAAGGATCTTCAGGACCAGTACAGCCTGCTCGATGGTGCCCTGGAAGGGATTTGCCAGAAAGCCGCCGACACCAAGGTCGAGCAATTCATGTCCAAGCTGACCGAAGGTGAAGTCATCGATGCCGATGCATCCCTGGACCGGGCCATCCACATGCTGGTCATGGGGCATTACCAGTCCCTGATGGTTAAAAAGGCGGGTAAAATGGTCGGCATATTGAGGCTCACCGACGTCTTTGCAGCCGTATTTCATGTGATGAAAAGCTGCTCTTAG
- a CDS encoding HPP family protein: protein MKNHLVKDLMVPISEYATVPEEATLFEAVLALEEAQEQFQQNRYSHRAVLILDKNKKVIGKLSQMDFLTALEPKDANLDQIRKFTQFGFSRKAVALQQEEHLKTSQSILDVYSKAASMNVTHFMQRPTEGEYVDENASLDVALHQLTAGGNLSLLVTRKSEIVGILRLADVFAAVYHSMKESQNANGETG, encoded by the coding sequence TTGAAGAATCACCTTGTCAAAGATCTGATGGTGCCGATTTCGGAGTATGCCACCGTTCCGGAAGAGGCCACGTTATTCGAGGCTGTGCTGGCCCTGGAAGAGGCTCAGGAACAGTTCCAGCAGAACCGTTACTCCCACCGGGCGGTGCTGATCCTGGATAAAAACAAGAAGGTGATCGGCAAGCTGAGCCAGATGGATTTCCTAACCGCCCTGGAGCCCAAGGACGCCAACCTGGATCAAATCCGTAAATTCACGCAATTCGGTTTTTCCCGTAAAGCCGTCGCCCTGCAGCAGGAAGAACATTTAAAAACATCACAATCGATTCTGGATGTCTATTCCAAAGCCGCCTCCATGAACGTGACCCATTTCATGCAGCGCCCCACCGAGGGTGAGTATGTGGATGAAAATGCATCCCTGGATGTGGCCTTGCATCAGCTCACTGCGGGGGGAAACTTGTCTCTTTTAGTGACCCGGAAGTCTGAGATCGTTGGCATACTCAGGCTCGCCGATGTTTTTGCCGCGGTTTATCATTCGATGAAGGAATCTCAAAATGCCAATGGAGAGACAGGATGA
- a CDS encoding CBS and ACT domain-containing protein, whose translation MLVRYWMSKPAITVEKTQTMQQAMALIKEKRIRLLPVTDNNQLCGVVSDRDLKRSSASDATSLDVHELLYLISKIKVAEIMTREVITMHQDWTMEEAADLMLLHKISGAPVVDDDGAISGVITQSDMFRATLYLTGLKKRGFQISLILEDTPGSIMEIANVIRQFGGRIASILSTYERAPSGYRNVYLRFYEVSRDRIDEMTEILKQKAKLRYLVDHRENRRMVFDKH comes from the coding sequence ATGTTAGTCAGATACTGGATGAGCAAACCGGCAATTACCGTCGAAAAAACACAGACCATGCAGCAGGCCATGGCCTTGATCAAAGAGAAGCGCATCCGCCTGCTGCCCGTCACCGACAACAATCAATTGTGTGGTGTCGTCAGCGACCGTGACCTGAAACGGTCCTCCGCCTCAGATGCCACCAGCCTGGACGTTCATGAACTGCTCTATCTGATTTCAAAAATCAAGGTCGCCGAAATCATGACCCGCGAAGTGATCACCATGCACCAGGACTGGACCATGGAAGAAGCCGCCGATCTCATGCTGCTGCACAAAATTTCCGGTGCCCCGGTTGTTGACGACGACGGTGCGATCAGTGGCGTGATTACCCAGTCGGATATGTTCAGGGCCACGCTTTACCTGACCGGCCTGAAAAAACGGGGTTTTCAGATCTCCCTGATTCTGGAGGACACCCCCGGATCAATTATGGAAATCGCCAACGTCATCAGACAGTTCGGTGGACGGATAGCCAGCATCCTGTCGACTTACGAGCGCGCCCCCAGCGGTTATCGCAATGTCTACCTGAGGTTCTATGAGGTCTCCAGGGACCGGATCGACGAAATGACGGAAATTCTCAAACAGAAGGCCAAGTTGAGATATCTGGTGGACCACCGCGAAAACCGCCGGATGGTTTTTGATAAACACTGA
- a CDS encoding response regulator produces MNKPYHLLIADKNPHIRNFLKREFTASGYIVHLAETGKELLNITYGPTPLDLLIIDPDFPDADESYLTKKLQNRMPQLPVVLHTLNTELDTGFPPLRVAQLIEKDGSSVENLKQAVAKMLAALVP; encoded by the coding sequence GTGAACAAGCCATATCACCTTCTCATTGCAGACAAAAACCCCCACATCAGAAATTTTCTGAAACGGGAATTCACGGCGTCGGGATATATTGTTCATCTTGCAGAAACCGGAAAAGAATTGCTCAACATCACATATGGGCCAACCCCACTGGACCTGTTGATCATCGATCCTGATTTTCCGGATGCCGATGAGAGTTATTTAACCAAAAAATTACAGAATCGCATGCCTCAACTGCCGGTGGTTCTGCACACGTTGAACACCGAACTGGACACCGGGTTCCCGCCCCTGCGGGTCGCCCAGTTGATCGAGAAAGACGGCAGCAGTGTTGAAAATCTCAAACAAGCCGTCGCCAAAATGTTGGCTGCCCTGGTTCCTTAA
- a CDS encoding NADH-quinone oxidoreductase subunit K, which translates to MINPIDTILSLALLSILFSFGSSRLPSLIKVLAFQGIVVCIVPLFIGHAMSGGNLAFVIATLTIRGIVIPGCIYLAIKKVAIAREVEPIVGYHASIFCGLLLIVGATMASRHFDIAYSSLSDLLLPTAIALLGAGMFLLMARRNAIAMVLGYMMMENGIYLVGTTFSIRARHIVEFGILLDILAGVMIMAVILQNMKQTFDDVDTARLRTLKE; encoded by the coding sequence ATGATCAACCCGATCGATACCATCCTGTCGCTGGCGCTGTTGTCGATTCTCTTCTCCTTTGGATCGAGCCGGCTGCCATCCCTGATCAAAGTCCTGGCCTTCCAGGGCATCGTCGTGTGCATCGTTCCCCTGTTCATCGGCCATGCCATGTCCGGCGGCAACCTCGCCTTTGTCATCGCCACGCTGACCATCCGCGGCATTGTCATTCCCGGATGCATCTACCTGGCCATCAAGAAAGTTGCCATCGCACGGGAGGTGGAGCCGATTGTCGGTTACCATGCATCGATTTTTTGCGGGCTTCTGCTGATTGTCGGCGCGACCATGGCCAGCCGCCATTTCGACATCGCTTACAGCAGTCTCAGCGATCTTCTCCTGCCGACGGCCATTGCTCTGCTGGGCGCCGGAATGTTTCTGCTCATGGCCCGCCGCAACGCCATCGCCATGGTGCTCGGGTACATGATGATGGAAAACGGCATCTATCTGGTGGGCACCACCTTCTCCATCCGGGCCCGCCACATCGTGGAATTCGGCATCCTGCTGGACATCCTCGCCGGTGTCATGATCATGGCCGTTATCCTGCAGAACATGAAACAGACCTTTGATGATGTGGACACGGCCCGCTTACGGACCCTCAAGGAGTAA
- a CDS encoding hydrogenase, with protein sequence MTTGFNDFTPIRNGEAIPLSSVSHLPFDEFAAQALGIIANGGKVVQFFAYPADGKVRLMAVLRSDALFVATCDAPERYPALSVHCEPFHLFEREIAEQYGIRPEGHPWMKMVRYHANCRGVEDIFGNDYAEDIPGNYDYYQVSGEEIHEVAVGPVHAGVIEPGHFRFNCIGERVLNLEIQLGYQHRGVEELLLQADPGRLPFIAENIAGDTSIGHSLCHAQAMEALCGSAVDMGAKRIRTIALELERIANHVGDLGALSGDVAFLPPANYCGRMRGDFLNMSLLLCGNRFGKGLVRPGGVRFALTDEIRLDLSSRIDDLKPQVDHVLALLMNTPSVLARFEGCGRVSRDDAEKLGLVGPAGRACGLPYDVRRAFPTEYYDRLDIPENAESTGDVRARAKVRCDEVMQSIAIIESLLGDATETATALRPEGCPASDSLVVTLNEAWRGELSHCVLTDHRGGMLRYKIKDPSFHNWNGLSMSLRDTGISDFPLNNKSYNLSYCGFDL encoded by the coding sequence ATGACAACCGGTTTCAACGACTTTACCCCCATCCGTAACGGCGAGGCGATCCCGCTCTCCTCGGTCTCTCACCTGCCCTTTGATGAGTTCGCCGCCCAGGCCCTGGGAATCATCGCCAACGGCGGAAAAGTGGTTCAGTTCTTCGCCTACCCGGCGGACGGTAAGGTTCGCCTGATGGCCGTTTTGCGCTCCGACGCGCTCTTTGTGGCCACCTGCGACGCCCCGGAGCGCTATCCGGCCCTGAGCGTGCACTGTGAGCCGTTCCACCTGTTCGAAAGAGAAATCGCCGAGCAGTACGGCATCCGCCCCGAGGGGCATCCATGGATGAAAATGGTCCGCTACCACGCCAACTGCCGCGGGGTTGAGGACATCTTCGGCAATGACTACGCCGAAGATATTCCCGGCAACTATGATTATTACCAGGTGTCCGGGGAAGAAATTCACGAGGTCGCCGTGGGCCCGGTTCACGCCGGAGTCATCGAACCGGGCCATTTCCGGTTCAACTGCATTGGCGAACGGGTGCTGAATTTGGAGATTCAACTGGGCTACCAGCACCGCGGTGTGGAAGAACTCCTTCTCCAGGCAGATCCCGGGCGACTGCCCTTCATCGCCGAGAACATTGCCGGCGACACCTCCATCGGCCACAGCCTGTGCCATGCCCAGGCCATGGAAGCGCTGTGCGGCAGTGCCGTTGATATGGGCGCCAAACGCATCCGCACGATTGCCCTTGAGCTTGAACGCATCGCCAACCATGTGGGCGACCTGGGGGCGCTCAGCGGCGATGTGGCCTTCCTTCCGCCGGCCAATTACTGCGGGCGCATGCGCGGCGATTTTCTTAACATGAGTCTTCTGCTTTGCGGCAATCGTTTTGGCAAAGGACTGGTCAGGCCCGGCGGCGTCCGTTTTGCCCTGACGGACGAAATCCGCCTTGATCTATCCTCCCGGATCGATGACCTCAAGCCCCAGGTCGATCATGTTCTGGCACTGCTGATGAACACGCCCAGTGTCCTGGCCCGGTTCGAGGGCTGTGGCCGGGTCAGCCGCGATGACGCGGAAAAACTGGGTCTGGTGGGACCGGCCGGCAGGGCCTGCGGTTTGCCCTACGATGTCCGGCGGGCATTTCCCACCGAGTATTATGATCGGCTGGATATACCCGAAAATGCCGAATCCACCGGGGACGTCCGGGCCAGGGCCAAGGTGCGCTGCGATGAGGTGATGCAGTCCATCGCCATCATCGAATCCCTGCTTGGGGATGCGACGGAAACCGCAACCGCCCTTCGACCGGAAGGCTGTCCCGCTTCGGACAGCCTGGTGGTAACCCTTAACGAAGCCTGGCGCGGGGAGCTGTCGCATTGTGTGCTAACGGATCATCGCGGGGGCATGTTGCGCTACAAAATCAAGGATCCCTCTTTCCACAACTGGAACGGGCTCTCCATGTCGCTGAGAGATACGGGAATTTCTGACTTTCCGCTGAACAACAAGAGTTATAACCTTTCCTATTGCGGGTTCGATCTATAG
- a CDS encoding proton-conducting transporter membrane subunit, producing the protein MLEIIFLIPFVTGAAAFFLPRAIGRTLLVLTGAIHLLFSLFVWVSQPAARFPEYFAIAPEGLLSLLVISLLFFLISIYTIGYLKASAVQRENIFTGSMLLFLSTMTMVTLSDHIMVMWIAIEATTLASAPLIYTHRSASALEATWKYVLICSVGIAMALLGSVLVTVAMDVGHVEAQVSFTALTGIAGQLDPGWLKAGFVFILVGYGTKMGLAPMHTWLPDAHSEAPSPASALLSGVLLNCAYLGIFKTNAIMHAAGLDGFSGPILIIFGLLSIMAAATFILKQTEYKRMLAYSSIENMGIIAFGTGIGGTAAYGAMICLIHHSLIKSSLFLTSGNILLGFGSRLIEKTGSLATRMPKTFVAFFGGFAAISGFPPFGLFIGEVLIIIAAFRSGNVVVTAVFILSLCVIFAGLANNVMRISFSPADSNTPIKDQTSLVWPQYALLLTSVALCFWMPETLQQTIVHAVKAIGGGF; encoded by the coding sequence ATGCTTGAAATCATCTTTCTGATCCCCTTTGTCACCGGTGCCGCGGCTTTTTTTCTGCCCCGGGCCATTGGGCGCACCTTATTGGTACTGACCGGCGCCATCCATCTGCTGTTTTCGCTGTTCGTCTGGGTCAGCCAGCCGGCCGCCCGCTTTCCGGAATACTTTGCCATTGCACCGGAAGGACTTTTATCCCTGCTGGTCATTTCGCTGCTCTTTTTTCTCATCTCTATTTACACCATCGGCTACCTCAAGGCGTCGGCCGTCCAGCGTGAGAATATCTTTACCGGATCCATGCTGCTGTTCCTGTCGACCATGACCATGGTGACCCTGTCGGACCATATTATGGTCATGTGGATCGCCATTGAAGCCACCACCCTGGCCAGCGCGCCCCTGATCTACACCCATCGCAGCGCATCGGCCCTGGAAGCCACCTGGAAATACGTGCTGATCTGTTCGGTGGGCATCGCCATGGCCCTGTTGGGTTCCGTGCTGGTCACGGTCGCCATGGATGTGGGCCATGTTGAGGCACAGGTCTCCTTTACCGCCCTCACCGGCATCGCCGGCCAACTGGATCCTGGCTGGCTGAAAGCCGGATTCGTCTTCATTCTGGTCGGATACGGCACCAAAATGGGCCTGGCGCCCATGCACACCTGGCTGCCCGACGCCCACAGTGAAGCGCCCAGTCCGGCCTCGGCCCTGCTTTCCGGTGTGCTGCTCAATTGCGCCTACCTGGGGATCTTTAAAACCAACGCCATTATGCACGCTGCGGGCCTGGACGGATTTTCAGGACCCATCCTGATCATCTTCGGCCTGCTCTCCATCATGGCCGCAGCGACGTTTATTCTCAAACAGACCGAGTACAAACGCATGCTGGCCTATTCCAGCATCGAGAACATGGGCATCATCGCTTTCGGTACCGGTATCGGTGGCACGGCCGCCTACGGTGCCATGATCTGCCTGATTCATCACAGCCTGATCAAGTCCAGCCTTTTCCTCACTTCCGGCAACATCCTTCTGGGATTCGGCAGCCGGCTGATCGAAAAGACCGGTTCCCTGGCCACCCGCATGCCCAAAACCTTTGTGGCCTTTTTCGGGGGTTTCGCGGCCATCTCCGGGTTCCCCCCGTTCGGCCTCTTCATCGGCGAAGTGCTGATTATCATCGCCGCTTTTCGGTCGGGCAATGTGGTGGTAACCGCTGTTTTTATTCTCAGTCTGTGTGTGATTTTTGCCGGCCTGGCCAACAACGTCATGCGCATATCATTCAGTCCGGCCGACAGCAACACACCAATCAAAGACCAGACCAGCCTGGTGTGGCCGCAGTACGCATTGCTGCTCACCTCGGTGGCGCTCTGCTTCTGGATGCCCGAAACCCTGCAGCAGACCATTGTCCATGCGGTCAAGGCCATTGGTGGAGGATTCTGA